One window from the genome of Mustela lutreola isolate mMusLut2 chromosome 11, mMusLut2.pri, whole genome shotgun sequence encodes:
- the RNF152 gene encoding E3 ubiquitin-protein ligase RNF152 encodes METLSQDSLLECQICFNYYSPRRRPKLLDCKHTCCSVCLQQMRTSQKDVRCPWCRGVTKLPPGFSVSQLPDDPEVLAVIAIPHASEHTPVFIKLPSNGCYMLPLPISKERALLPGDMGCRLLPGSQQKPVTVVTIPAEQQPLQGGVPQEAVEEEPDRRGVAKSSTWSGVCTVILVACVLVFLLGIVLHNMSCISKRFTVISCG; translated from the coding sequence ATGGAGACGCTCTCCCAGGATTCCTTGCTGGAATGTCAGATCTGTTTCAATTACTACAGCCCCCGGCGAAGGCCCAAGTTGCTGGACTGCAAACACACCTGCTGCTCAGTGTGCCTCCAGCAGATGAGGACGAGCCAGAAGGACGTGAGGTGCCCCTGGTGCCGGGGCGTCACCAAGCTGCCCCCGGGCTTCTCCGTGTCGCAGCTCCCCGACGACCCCGAGGTCCTGGCGGTCATCGCCATCCCGCATGCGTCTGAGCACACCCCAGTGTTCATCAAACTTCCCAGCAATGGGTGCTACATGCTGCCCCTGCCCATCTCCAAGGAGCGAGCGCTGCTGCCCGGAGACATGGGCTGCCGCCTGCTGCCGGGGAGCCAGCAGAAGCCGGTCACCGTGGTGACCATCCCCGCGGAACAGCAGCCTCTGCAGGGCGGGGTGCCCCAGGAGGCGGTGGAGGAAGAGCCCGACCGGCGGGGCGTGGCCAAAAGCTCCACCTGGTCCGGGGTGTGCACTGTGATCCTGGTGGCCTGCGTCCTCGTCTTCCTGCTGGGCATCGTGCTGCACAACATGTCTTGCATTTCGAAGCGCTTCACTGTGATCTCCTGTGGCTGA